The Prinia subflava isolate CZ2003 ecotype Zambia chromosome 2, Cam_Psub_1.2, whole genome shotgun sequence genomic sequence CCTGGATTCTTAAGGGTCAGCTCCCTTCCTTTTCTGGGGAAtgtaaaggtaaaaaaataaagtagatattttttaatattcagtaGAAAGGATGGATCAACAGTTTTGTGCAAAACTACATTATGTAAATTAATAGTTAACTCTTCCAAAAACATCGCTAATAGATCTGTACCTGATCACTTTTGGTCAGCTGGAGGCAGTAAGTTCTTGGTTGGTTGTACTTGACTATTAAGATAACAAGTCAGTTTTACAGTGGAGTTGGCATCATAGACTTCCACAGAAGTGATTCTTTAAATTTATggttgggtgttttgttttttttttgtcttacaGTCCTTTAAACTCCTGGGATTTCTTGATGTTAAAAATGTCCCATGTGCACGAGAATCGGTGCTCTATGGCTCCTTGGGGTCTTTAGTTATGGGTCTTGGACATTTTTTAGCAACTAGTAAGTACATATTCCTTTtggattttatatatttatttgcaagaaaaaaacctatttgCTGTTAGGTGTTATTAATAATGGAAAGTCATACAAGTTGTTTTCTCTAACTTTTCATAagatttctttggttttctttcaggTAGAGTTAAAAGATCTTGTGATGTTGCAGTTGGTGGCTTTATTTGCACAATGTTAGGATACTGGTATGTAAAATGCTTCTTCAATTTGACAGACCTATGCTGGGCAAATTGTACAACATgatccctgtgtttttcagttttcagaaatAGTGTTTCATGTTGGTTTTGGGACTACTTTAAAAAACCTGCCTAGCAAAGcatcctcttccttctccctaaAATACTTACTTCTTTAAAGGATTGAATGTttctgtttatatatatatatttaaatacttcCTATTATTTTTGGAATCCTAAGTGTTCATCTCCCCCActtattcccattttccttaaatcttttttcctttgcacaCCCCATCTTTGTGTCCTCATTCCAAAGGCAGCATGCTGAATTTTAGTTGCATTATCACATGAGATTGCAACTTTTCAGCTGCCTGAATGGCTCTGGTTTGATACTGCCACTCATATAAAGCAGGGAATcgtgttttctttttgtcctctCCTCTAGGTTTTACTGCAGGTACAACTTGGCCCAGCAAAGGATCCGGCAAAGAATGCTtaaagaaggaatgaaaaacaGAGCTTTATTTGAAGGCAGTTATCTTGATCCAGGAAAGGAACAGACTGGCAGTGAAAGAAGGGATTCATAGGTTGCTGTGGAGGAATTGTGGTTTAATACATCTTCGGGAAAAGGTGGTCCAAAAAAAAGTCAGTCTATACTGCAAGCCTGTGAGGTGTCTAAAGCTGGTAAATCATGGTTTTCCTAGCAAACCTGCGCAGGAAATTCATAGTGAATCTGTTAAGTCTGTACAAGCCTTGCTTTGTTTCATG encodes the following:
- the LOC134547238 gene encoding cytochrome c oxidase assembly protein COX20, mitochondrial isoform X1, coding for MAGEGDSEPGKSFKLLGFLDVKNVPCARESVLYGSLGSLVMGLGHFLATNFFGFLSGRVKRSCDVAVGGFICTMLGYWFYCRYNLAQQRIRQRMLKEGMKNRALFEGSYLDPGKEQTGSERRDS
- the LOC134547238 gene encoding cytochrome c oxidase assembly protein COX20, mitochondrial isoform X2, with protein sequence MAGEGDSEPGKSFKLLGFLDVKNVPCARESVLYGSLGSLVMGLGHFLATSRVKRSCDVAVGGFICTMLGYWFYCRYNLAQQRIRQRMLKEGMKNRALFEGSYLDPGKEQTGSERRDS